The proteins below are encoded in one region of Candidatus Dormiibacterota bacterium:
- the pyrH gene encoding UMP kinase: MTEPPAAGEEGPTPRWRRVVVKLSGEALMGGSQYGIDAATLGFMAKQVEQVVANHHVEVAIVVGGGNIVRGLEVSSQGVDRVTGDYMGMLATMINALALRDALERRGLDCRVQTAIEMHQVAEPYIRGRAIRHLEKGRVVIMGAGTGNPFFTTDTTAALRAAEIGAEVVLKATKVDGIYTADPHKYPDAERLPHLSYLEVLNRGLEVMDNTALTLCMDNRTPIVVFDLMAERSIERVILGEDIGTLVDDGGFTDAR, from the coding sequence TTGACCGAGCCACCGGCCGCCGGCGAGGAGGGCCCGACCCCGCGCTGGCGGCGCGTGGTGGTGAAGCTGAGCGGCGAGGCGCTGATGGGCGGCTCGCAGTACGGCATCGACGCGGCCACCCTCGGGTTCATGGCCAAGCAGGTGGAGCAGGTGGTCGCCAACCACCACGTCGAGGTCGCCATCGTGGTCGGCGGCGGCAACATCGTCCGCGGCCTGGAGGTGAGCTCCCAGGGCGTCGACCGGGTCACCGGCGACTACATGGGGATGCTGGCGACCATGATCAACGCCCTGGCGCTGCGCGACGCGCTGGAGCGGCGCGGGCTCGACTGCCGGGTGCAGACCGCGATCGAGATGCACCAGGTCGCCGAGCCGTACATCCGGGGCCGGGCGATCCGCCATCTCGAGAAGGGACGCGTGGTGATCATGGGCGCGGGCACCGGCAATCCCTTCTTCACCACCGACACCACCGCGGCGCTGCGCGCCGCGGAGATCGGCGCCGAGGTGGTGCTCAAGGCCACCAAGGTCGACGGCATCTACACCGCCGACCCGCACAAGTACCCCGACGCGGAGCGCCTGCCCCACCTCAGTTACCTCGAGGTGCTCAACCGCGGGCTCGAGGTCATGGACAACACCGCGCTGACCCTGTGCATGGACAACCGCACGCCCATCGTCGTCTTCGACCTGATGGCGGAACGGAGCATCGAGCGGGTGATCCTCGGCGAGGACATCGGCACGCTCGTGGACGACGGTGGCTTCACGGACGCTCGCTGA
- the frr gene encoding ribosome recycling factor yields MDDWLKDAEVRMEKSLEALQKELQGIRTGRATPALIDRLLVDYYGSPTPLQSLASITAPEARLLVIQPYDRGAIVAIEKAIQKSELGLNPGNDGQLIRIPVPALTEERRKDFVKLVRRHAEDARVSIRNIRRDEVDHVRRMEKEGEAGVDEIDRGLAQIQKITDRYIARVEEIARRKEVDILEV; encoded by the coding sequence ATCGACGACTGGCTGAAGGACGCCGAGGTTCGCATGGAGAAGAGCCTCGAGGCGCTGCAGAAGGAGCTCCAGGGCATCCGCACCGGGCGCGCCACACCCGCCCTCATCGACCGGCTCCTGGTCGACTACTACGGCTCCCCGACTCCACTGCAGAGCCTCGCCTCGATCACCGCGCCGGAGGCACGGCTGCTGGTGATCCAGCCCTACGACCGCGGCGCGATCGTCGCGATCGAGAAGGCCATCCAGAAGAGCGAGCTCGGGCTCAACCCGGGCAACGACGGCCAGCTCATCCGCATCCCCGTTCCGGCCCTCACCGAGGAGCGCCGCAAGGACTTCGTGAAGCTCGTCAGGCGCCACGCCGAGGACGCGCGCGTGTCCATCCGCAACATCCGCCGCGACGAGGTCGACCACGTGCGCCGGATGGAGAAGGAGGGTGAGGCGGGCGTCGACGAGATCGACCGCGGACTGGCGCAGATCCAGAAGATCACCGACCGCTACATCGCACGTGTGGAGGAGATCGCCCGCCGCAAGGAGGTGGATATCCTCGAGGTGTGA
- a CDS encoding isoprenyl transferase, translating into MQRPPRPSAVPPPSRPELPRHVAIIMDGNGRWARRRRLPRIAGHRAGVGTIRPVTEECNRLGVHILTLYAFSTENWSRPRTEVAALMRLFSETIDREIDELDAEGIQLRILGRREELGDRLRAKIEQAEARTAHNSSNILNVAINYGGRSEIVDAVRDLAESGADLRQLEEADLARSLYTAGLPDPDLIVRTAGELRISNFLLWQAAYAELYITETLWPDFGREDLQNALRAFAERERRFGAVPAPPEPPDEVAPAASHGG; encoded by the coding sequence ATGCAGCGACCGCCCCGTCCCTCCGCCGTCCCGCCGCCCTCCCGGCCGGAGCTGCCGCGCCACGTCGCGATCATCATGGACGGCAACGGTCGCTGGGCGCGCCGCCGCCGGCTTCCGCGGATCGCCGGGCACCGCGCCGGGGTCGGAACCATCCGCCCGGTCACCGAGGAGTGCAACCGCCTCGGCGTCCACATCCTCACCCTCTACGCCTTCAGCACCGAGAACTGGTCGCGGCCGCGCACCGAGGTGGCGGCGCTGATGCGGCTCTTCTCGGAGACCATCGACCGCGAGATCGACGAGCTCGACGCCGAGGGCATCCAGCTGCGCATCCTCGGCCGCCGCGAGGAGCTGGGCGACCGGCTGCGCGCGAAGATCGAGCAGGCTGAGGCCCGCACCGCGCACAACTCCAGCAACATCCTCAACGTCGCCATCAACTACGGCGGGCGCAGCGAGATCGTCGACGCGGTGCGCGACCTCGCCGAGAGCGGCGCCGACCTGCGGCAGCTCGAGGAGGCCGACCTGGCCCGCTCGCTGTACACCGCCGGTCTGCCCGACCCCGACCTCATCGTGCGCACCGCGGGCGAGCTCCGGATCAGCAACTTCCTGCTCTGGCAGGCCGCCTACGCCGAGCTCTACATCACCGAGACGCTCTGGCCCGACTTCGGCAGGGAGGACCTGCAGAACGCGCTCCGCGCCTTCGCCGAGCGCGAGCGCCGCTTCGGCGCCGTCCCGGCGCCCCCGGAGCCGCCCGACGAGGTGGCGCCGGCGGCGTCCCACGGGGGGTGA
- a CDS encoding phosphatidate cytidylyltransferase, translating to MRLGARVASAVVLAAVLAAALWEGGAPIYVVAGLATAVGLFEYAGLAEAAGGVRPPAWVLYPLAGWLLYRFLLPEQVPALEWGLGVAVVAGLLGSLLVEGSGFVAWALAVAGALWLGLSLGYYLAVLGWHLSPGDHHGLRIVGTTLAAAMAGDIAALFAGSALGRHKLAPRISPGKTVEGALASMAASVGLFAGAGAWLLGLPWYHGVALGALLSVAAQGGDLIESALKRAAGVKDSGRLVPGHGGLLDRMDSLVLLGPVVYCYLRAFALP from the coding sequence GTGAGGCTGGGGGCGCGGGTCGCCAGCGCCGTCGTCCTCGCCGCGGTCCTGGCGGCGGCCCTCTGGGAGGGCGGGGCGCCGATCTACGTCGTCGCCGGGCTGGCCACCGCCGTCGGGCTGTTCGAGTACGCCGGGCTGGCCGAGGCGGCGGGCGGGGTCCGGCCCCCCGCCTGGGTGCTCTATCCGCTGGCGGGGTGGCTGCTCTACCGCTTCCTGCTCCCCGAGCAGGTCCCGGCGCTGGAGTGGGGCCTGGGGGTGGCGGTGGTCGCCGGGCTGCTCGGGAGCCTGCTCGTGGAGGGGTCCGGCTTCGTGGCCTGGGCGCTGGCGGTGGCCGGGGCGCTGTGGCTGGGGCTCTCGCTCGGCTACTACCTCGCGGTGCTCGGCTGGCACCTGAGCCCGGGCGACCACCACGGGCTGCGCATCGTCGGCACCACCCTGGCCGCGGCGATGGCCGGCGACATCGCCGCGCTCTTCGCGGGCAGCGCGCTCGGGCGCCACAAGCTGGCGCCGCGGATCTCGCCGGGGAAGACGGTCGAGGGGGCGCTCGCCTCGATGGCGGCCTCCGTCGGCCTCTTCGCCGGCGCCGGCGCCTGGCTGCTCGGCCTTCCCTGGTACCACGGCGTCGCCCTGGGGGCGCTGCTCAGCGTGGCCGCGCAGGGGGGCGACCTGATCGAATCGGCGCTCAAGCGCGCCGCCGGGGTCAAGGACAGCGGGCGGCTGGTGCCCGGTCACGGGGGCCTTCTCGACCGCATGGACAGCCTGGTCCTGCTCGGGCCGGTCGTATATTGCTACCTGCGCGCGTTCGCCCTCCCCTGA
- the dxr gene encoding 1-deoxy-D-xylulose-5-phosphate reductoisomerase encodes MQQPDVPDRARRRVVLLGATGSIGRQACEIVAAHPDRFELVGVVAGSDAAALDAVVRRFGVARSAVVNPAPGAVLPEGCATGLEAACEIAALEADVVCVGISGAAALRPTLAALDAGTDVATATKEVLVMAGELVRARAAAGGATIIPVDSEHSALWQCLRGEDPAAVRRLVLTASGGPFRQRPLETMATVTVEEALRHPNWSMGPKITVDSATMMNKGLEIIEAHFLFDMPYARIDVVIHPPSVVHSCVEFWDGATLAQLGLPDMRVPIALALSGGRRLEGVCAPVDLAAASPLEFQEVDPRRFPAVGLARRAGEAGGAAPCVLNAANEAAVAAFLAGGCRFDEIVPLVERTLDSAPAPASPSLDELVALDTWAREEVGRACATATGGRS; translated from the coding sequence CTGCAGCAGCCCGACGTCCCCGACCGCGCCCGGCGGCGCGTCGTCCTCCTCGGCGCCACCGGCTCGATCGGCCGCCAGGCCTGCGAGATCGTCGCCGCCCATCCCGATCGCTTCGAGCTGGTCGGCGTGGTCGCCGGCAGCGACGCCGCCGCCCTCGACGCGGTGGTCCGCCGCTTCGGCGTCGCCCGCAGCGCGGTGGTCAACCCCGCCCCCGGGGCGGTCCTGCCCGAGGGCTGCGCCACCGGGCTGGAGGCGGCCTGCGAGATCGCGGCGCTCGAGGCCGACGTCGTCTGCGTCGGCATCAGCGGCGCCGCGGCCCTGCGCCCCACCCTCGCCGCCCTCGATGCCGGCACCGACGTCGCCACCGCCACCAAGGAGGTGCTGGTGATGGCGGGCGAGCTGGTGCGCGCCCGGGCGGCCGCCGGTGGGGCCACGATCATCCCCGTCGACAGCGAGCACAGTGCGCTCTGGCAGTGCCTTCGCGGCGAGGACCCCGCCGCCGTCCGGCGGCTGGTGCTCACCGCCAGCGGCGGGCCCTTCCGCCAGCGTCCGCTCGAGACCATGGCGACGGTCACGGTCGAGGAGGCGCTGCGCCACCCCAACTGGTCGATGGGGCCGAAGATCACCGTCGACTCCGCGACCATGATGAACAAGGGGCTGGAGATCATCGAGGCACACTTCCTCTTCGACATGCCGTACGCGCGCATCGACGTCGTGATCCACCCGCCGAGCGTCGTGCACTCCTGCGTCGAGTTCTGGGACGGGGCCACCCTCGCCCAGCTCGGCCTGCCGGACATGCGCGTGCCCATCGCCCTGGCGCTGAGCGGCGGCCGCCGGCTGGAGGGCGTCTGCGCCCCGGTCGACCTGGCCGCGGCCTCGCCGCTGGAGTTCCAGGAGGTCGATCCGCGGCGCTTCCCCGCCGTGGGCCTGGCCCGGCGCGCCGGCGAGGCCGGGGGCGCCGCCCCCTGCGTCCTGAACGCCGCCAACGAGGCCGCGGTGGCCGCCTTCCTCGCCGGGGGTTGCCGCTTCGACGAGATCGTGCCGCTGGTCGAGCGCACCCTCGACTCCGCTCCCGCGCCGGCGTCGCCGTCGCTCGACGAGCTCGTCGCCCTCGACACCTGGGCGCGCGAGGAGGTGGGCCGGGCCTGCGCCACGGCCACCGGAGGACGCTCATGA
- a CDS encoding site-2 protease family protein yields the protein MSFGWQTIPAILLVLFVIITIHELGHYLLAKWSGIRVDEFAIGFGPKVYGRTVGETLYSIRLIPAGGFVRMAGMMGIEGEADAGQRNFYRATIPRKAATILAGGVFNLLLAAVLFALVSMPSTPGVVEPDSPLAAAGVSGDEALLRVGGAAVDPHDPQRATDTVRAATTSSQGRPITVTYRDQQGRERTVVVPPLLVLNNGRVSADAGGTTATAPPPGPLVVESVDGRPVHQGSSPALTGDPAAVLGGGRPVHISGHVLGAPSQRFNDAVVSNVTDGAAYTPGSAVASWKLGVSAGAQGRSLPSAVAYGVTEVPRQVSSIFTGIYSLVTTPNTGGLVGPNGVSGPVGIIKATSVVAQDGWRDLIGWMALLSVNLGVVNLLPVPFLDGGRFVFIALEALRRRRVRPQLEMAFHYAGLMLILGFVVFVTIQHDIRGSQ from the coding sequence ATGAGCTTCGGCTGGCAGACCATCCCCGCCATCCTCCTCGTGCTCTTCGTGATCATCACCATCCACGAGCTCGGCCACTACCTCCTCGCCAAGTGGTCGGGGATCCGCGTCGACGAGTTCGCGATCGGCTTCGGCCCCAAGGTCTACGGGCGCACCGTCGGCGAGACCCTCTACTCGATCCGGCTGATCCCCGCCGGCGGGTTCGTCCGGATGGCCGGGATGATGGGGATCGAGGGTGAGGCCGACGCCGGGCAGCGCAACTTCTACCGCGCCACCATCCCGCGCAAGGCGGCGACCATCCTCGCCGGCGGGGTCTTCAACCTGCTCCTCGCCGCCGTCCTCTTCGCCCTGGTGTCGATGCCGTCGACGCCGGGCGTGGTGGAGCCCGACAGCCCGCTCGCCGCCGCGGGGGTGAGCGGCGACGAGGCGCTGCTCCGGGTGGGCGGTGCCGCCGTCGACCCCCACGACCCGCAGCGCGCCACCGACACGGTGCGCGCCGCCACGACCAGCAGCCAGGGGCGTCCGATCACGGTCACCTATCGCGACCAGCAGGGCCGCGAGCGCACCGTCGTGGTGCCCCCGCTGCTCGTCCTCAACAACGGGCGGGTGTCCGCCGACGCCGGCGGGACCACGGCCACGGCACCGCCCCCGGGACCGCTGGTGGTGGAGAGTGTCGACGGCAGGCCGGTGCATCAGGGGTCGTCCCCGGCGCTGACCGGCGATCCCGCCGCCGTGCTGGGCGGCGGGCGCCCGGTGCACATCAGCGGCCACGTGCTCGGGGCGCCCAGCCAGCGCTTCAACGACGCGGTGGTCTCCAACGTCACCGACGGCGCCGCGTACACGCCGGGAAGCGCGGTCGCATCCTGGAAGCTCGGGGTCAGTGCCGGCGCCCAGGGCCGCTCGCTGCCCTCCGCCGTGGCCTACGGGGTGACGGAGGTGCCGCGCCAGGTCAGCAGCATCTTCACCGGCATCTACTCTCTGGTCACCACCCCGAACACCGGCGGGCTGGTCGGCCCCAATGGCGTCAGCGGCCCTGTCGGCATCATCAAGGCGACCAGCGTCGTCGCCCAGGACGGCTGGCGGGACCTGATCGGCTGGATGGCGCTGCTGAGCGTGAACCTCGGGGTCGTCAACCTCCTGCCGGTGCCGTTCCTCGACGGCGGCCGCTTCGTCTTCATCGCCCTGGAGGCGCTGCGCCGCCGCCGGGTGCGGCCCCAGCTGGAGATGGCCTTCCACTATGCGGGGCTGATGCTCATCCTCGGCTTCGTCGTCTTCGTGACCATCCAGCACGACATCCGGGGGAGTCAGTGA
- the ispG gene encoding flavodoxin-dependent (E)-4-hydroxy-3-methylbut-2-enyl-diphosphate synthase has translation MIPANRRRTVPVRVGPVVIGGAAPVSVQTMTKTQTEDVRGTLAQIERAAAAGADIVRVTCDTRDAAAALREIVAGSPVPIVADIHYDAPLALLALEAGVQCLRLNPGNISDPTKVRDIAAEARARGVPIRIGVNSGSIPQRKALDRGRGSTIDETAERMVEAALHHIRILEEHGVGPSMVKVSLKASDVPTNLAANRRFAALGNGYPLHLGLTEAGPVLSGSVKSAMGIGILLAEGIGDTIRVSLVGDPEEEVRVAKQILASLEETPSGPNLIACPTCGRLEIDMNPMVARVDEALRRVRRPLTVSVMGCVVNGPGEGMHADIGIAGGRQKGALFMSGRVVATLPEAELINALVERLVAIADEDARLLAEGKPLPVGLGEAPLTPLSVVRGD, from the coding sequence GTGATCCCCGCCAACCGGCGTCGCACCGTCCCCGTCCGGGTCGGCCCGGTGGTGATCGGCGGTGCCGCGCCGGTCTCGGTGCAGACGATGACCAAGACCCAGACCGAGGACGTCCGGGGCACCCTCGCCCAGATCGAGCGCGCCGCCGCCGCCGGCGCGGACATCGTCCGGGTCACCTGCGACACCCGCGACGCGGCCGCCGCGCTGCGCGAGATCGTCGCCGGATCGCCGGTGCCGATCGTCGCCGACATCCACTACGACGCCCCGCTGGCGCTGCTCGCCCTGGAGGCGGGGGTGCAGTGCCTGCGCCTCAACCCGGGCAATATCTCCGACCCGACGAAGGTCCGCGACATCGCCGCCGAGGCGAGGGCGCGGGGCGTGCCCATCCGCATCGGCGTGAACTCGGGGAGCATCCCCCAGCGCAAGGCGCTCGACCGCGGTCGCGGCTCGACCATCGACGAGACCGCCGAGCGGATGGTCGAGGCCGCCCTCCACCACATCCGCATCCTCGAGGAGCACGGCGTCGGGCCGTCGATGGTCAAGGTCTCGCTGAAGGCCAGCGACGTGCCCACCAACCTCGCCGCCAACCGCCGCTTCGCCGCCCTCGGCAATGGCTACCCGCTGCATCTCGGCCTCACCGAGGCCGGGCCGGTCCTGTCGGGCAGCGTCAAGTCGGCGATGGGCATCGGCATCCTCCTCGCCGAGGGCATCGGAGACACCATCCGGGTCTCGCTGGTCGGCGACCCCGAGGAGGAGGTGCGGGTCGCGAAGCAGATCCTCGCCAGCCTGGAGGAGACCCCGAGCGGCCCCAACCTGATCGCCTGCCCCACCTGTGGACGGCTGGAGATCGACATGAACCCGATGGTGGCCCGGGTCGACGAGGCCCTGCGCCGGGTCCGCCGGCCGCTGACCGTCTCGGTGATGGGCTGCGTGGTCAACGGCCCCGGCGAGGGCATGCACGCCGACATCGGCATCGCCGGCGGCCGGCAGAAGGGGGCGCTGTTCATGTCCGGGCGGGTGGTGGCGACGCTGCCGGAGGCGGAGCTCATCAACGCCCTGGTGGAGCGCCTCGTGGCGATCGCCGACGAGGACGCCCGGCTGCTCGCCGAGGGGAAGCCGCTCCCGGTGGGCCTGGGGGAGGCGCCGCTGACGCCGCTGAGCGTGGTCCGGGGGGACTGA
- a CDS encoding plastocyanin/azurin family copper-binding protein has translation MNPRTLLLLSAAGLAGAALAGCGGASSAGTPAASSTGGGAVAIRNFAFAPTPITVSRGARVTWTNRDPSVHTATAVDRSFDTGNIGAGQSVSHTFDTPGTFAYRCSIHQYMTGSIVVTG, from the coding sequence ATGAACCCTCGAACCCTCCTCCTGCTCTCCGCCGCCGGCCTCGCCGGGGCCGCGCTCGCCGGCTGTGGCGGCGCCTCCTCCGCCGGCACCCCGGCCGCAAGCTCGACCGGCGGCGGCGCGGTCGCGATCAGGAACTTCGCCTTCGCTCCGACGCCGATCACGGTGAGCAGGGGCGCCAGGGTCACCTGGACCAACCGGGACCCGTCGGTCCACACCGCCACCGCCGTGGACAGGTCGTTCGACACCGGCAACATCGGCGCGGGCCAGAGCGTGAGCCACACCTTCGACACCCCGGGCACCTTCGCCTACCGCTGCTCCATCCACCAGTACATGACCGGCTCGATCGTGGTGACCGGCTGA
- the proS gene encoding proline--tRNA ligase, translating to MPATTRDPKAITPKSEDFDRWYVDVVRRAELADYTPVGGCMVVRPYGWGLWENIRDALDAMIKATGHENMQFPLFIPESLLTKEAEHVEGFAPEVAWVTHGGQKKLEERLAVRPTSETIICTLYADWIHSWRDLPVLVNQWANVVRWEKRTRLFLRTTEFWWQEGHTFHETSDEAAEEVETMLGCYRTLAEDWLALAVVPGRKTRSEKFAGADYTMSIEAIMSDGLALQAGTSHHLGQNFTRAYNITYTGRDNTVQHPFQTSWGLSTRIIGAVIMAHGDDRGLVLPPRVAPVQVVVVPIERSNDPEGTEAVRAACARLEQGAAGRVRLRVDRREGIRPGEKYAHWELRGVPLRIVVGSRDLADGSVSVMRRLDGVEQRVPLAEVGERLPGLLDEAQQALRERAQRLLEERSREVSSLDELRAAFEEGPVFANAPFCDRPECEAAVKAAVHAVTVRCLRSDRSGEGRPCLACATPAEHIAVIARAY from the coding sequence ATGCCCGCAACCACCCGCGACCCCAAGGCGATCACCCCCAAGAGCGAGGACTTCGACCGCTGGTACGTCGACGTGGTCCGCCGCGCCGAGCTCGCCGACTACACCCCGGTGGGCGGCTGCATGGTGGTGCGCCCCTACGGCTGGGGGCTGTGGGAGAACATCCGCGACGCCCTCGACGCGATGATCAAGGCGACCGGGCACGAGAACATGCAGTTCCCGCTGTTCATCCCCGAGTCGCTGCTGACCAAGGAGGCGGAGCACGTCGAGGGCTTCGCCCCCGAGGTGGCCTGGGTCACCCACGGGGGGCAGAAGAAGCTGGAGGAGCGGCTCGCGGTCAGGCCCACCAGCGAGACCATCATCTGCACCCTCTACGCCGACTGGATCCACTCCTGGCGCGACCTGCCGGTGCTGGTGAACCAGTGGGCCAACGTGGTCCGGTGGGAGAAGCGCACCCGGCTGTTCCTGCGCACCACCGAGTTCTGGTGGCAGGAGGGACACACCTTCCACGAGACCTCGGACGAGGCCGCGGAGGAGGTCGAGACGATGCTCGGCTGCTACCGCACCCTCGCCGAGGACTGGCTGGCGCTCGCCGTCGTCCCCGGGCGCAAGACCCGGTCGGAGAAGTTCGCCGGCGCCGACTACACGATGTCCATCGAGGCGATCATGTCCGACGGCCTGGCGCTGCAGGCGGGCACGTCGCACCACCTCGGGCAGAACTTCACCCGCGCCTACAACATCACCTACACCGGTCGCGACAACACCGTGCAGCACCCCTTCCAGACCTCCTGGGGGCTGTCGACCCGGATCATCGGGGCGGTGATCATGGCCCACGGCGACGACCGCGGCCTGGTGCTGCCCCCGAGGGTGGCCCCCGTGCAGGTCGTGGTGGTGCCGATCGAGCGCAGCAACGACCCCGAGGGCACCGAGGCGGTCCGCGCCGCCTGCGCCCGGCTCGAGCAGGGGGCCGCCGGCCGGGTGCGGCTGAGGGTCGATCGCCGCGAGGGCATCCGTCCCGGCGAGAAGTACGCCCACTGGGAGCTGCGCGGAGTGCCGCTGCGGATCGTGGTGGGCAGCCGCGACCTCGCCGATGGCTCGGTGAGCGTGATGCGCAGGCTCGACGGCGTCGAGCAGCGGGTGCCCCTCGCCGAGGTGGGGGAGAGGCTGCCCGGCCTCCTCGACGAGGCCCAGCAGGCGCTCCGCGAGCGTGCCCAGCGGCTGCTCGAGGAGCGCAGCCGGGAGGTGTCCAGCCTCGACGAGCTGCGCGCCGCCTTCGAGGAGGGCCCGGTCTTCGCCAACGCCCCCTTCTGCGACCGGCCCGAGTGCGAGGCCGCGGTGAAGGCGGCGGTCCACGCGGTCACGGTGCGCTGCCTCCGATCCGACCGCTCCGGCGAGGGGCGCCCCTGCCTGGCCTGCGCCACCCCCGCGGAGCACATCGCGGTCATCGCCCGCGCGTACTGA
- a CDS encoding bifunctional (p)ppGpp synthetase/guanosine-3',5'-bis(diphosphate) 3'-pyrophosphohydrolase: MPLNELLPKTSYLSDADREVLVRAHEVAERAHKGQFRLSGEPYIEHPLSVAGILADLRLDADTLAAALLHDTVEDTDVTLDWLRAEFGDHVARLVNGVTKLGKIHMRSREQVQAENIRKMLVAMAEDIRVVLIKLGDRLHNMRTVDVLPPERRQRIARETLDIYAPLAHRLGIWQMKWELEDLGFAQVDPENFQAIEQKLARQRQEREAFVRNIAEILEREVEDIGVSAEISGRPKHVYSIFEKMKKTGKGFEEIFDLIAIRVLVDSVKDCYGVLGVVHSLWKPIPGRFKDYIAMPKGNGYQSLHTTLVSHTGEAMEVQIRTHEMHQTAEYGVAAHWRYKEGGLHDDRFDERFTWLRLLMDWQKEVLDAETFVDTVKVDIFQDEVFVFTPKGDVRSLPAGSTPVDFAYRVHTEVGHRCIGAKTNGRMVPLDHVLENGDIVEVLTTKGPHGPSRDWLTFVKTSSAREKIRGWFKKERREENIQKGREQLDKEFRRMRQLALGTVKDDRLLELAHEFKFGTVDDFVAAVGYGDISARSAVLRYTAMEEGGPAEQRDDRVLTIPLTSTPRPTGEVRVLGVGDVLTTLSQCCKPVAGEPIKGYITRGKGVSVHRTSCVNIVNAADAARLVDVEWERGARQLYPVGIKIEAWDRTGLLRDIAAVIAESKINLSGADVQVFDDRTAVISTIVEIQSLTQLSRLLERLEAIRDVHTVAREAS, translated from the coding sequence ATGCCACTCAACGAACTGCTGCCCAAGACCTCATACCTCTCGGACGCCGACCGCGAGGTGCTGGTCCGCGCCCACGAGGTGGCGGAACGGGCCCACAAGGGGCAGTTCCGGCTCAGCGGCGAGCCCTACATCGAGCACCCCCTGTCGGTGGCCGGCATCCTCGCCGACCTGCGGCTCGACGCCGACACCCTCGCCGCCGCGCTCCTCCACGACACCGTCGAGGACACCGACGTCACCCTCGACTGGCTCCGGGCGGAGTTCGGCGACCACGTCGCCCGGCTGGTGAACGGGGTCACCAAGCTCGGCAAGATCCACATGCGCAGCCGCGAGCAGGTGCAGGCCGAGAACATCCGCAAGATGCTGGTGGCGATGGCCGAGGACATCCGCGTCGTCCTCATCAAGCTCGGCGACCGCCTCCACAACATGCGCACCGTCGACGTGCTCCCCCCCGAGCGGCGGCAGCGCATCGCCCGTGAGACCCTCGACATCTACGCGCCGCTCGCCCACCGTCTGGGCATCTGGCAGATGAAGTGGGAGCTCGAGGACCTCGGCTTCGCCCAGGTCGACCCCGAGAACTTCCAGGCCATCGAGCAGAAGCTGGCGCGGCAGCGGCAGGAGCGCGAGGCGTTCGTGCGCAACATCGCCGAGATCCTCGAGCGCGAGGTCGAGGACATCGGCGTCAGCGCCGAGATCTCGGGCCGCCCCAAGCACGTCTACAGCATCTTCGAGAAGATGAAGAAGACGGGGAAGGGCTTCGAGGAGATCTTCGACCTCATCGCCATCCGCGTCCTCGTCGACTCGGTGAAGGACTGCTACGGCGTCCTCGGCGTGGTGCACTCGCTCTGGAAGCCGATCCCGGGGCGGTTCAAGGACTACATCGCCATGCCCAAGGGCAACGGCTACCAGTCCCTGCACACCACCCTGGTCTCGCACACCGGCGAGGCGATGGAGGTGCAGATCCGCACCCACGAGATGCACCAGACCGCCGAGTACGGCGTCGCCGCCCACTGGCGGTACAAGGAGGGCGGTCTCCACGACGACCGCTTCGACGAGCGCTTCACCTGGCTGCGGCTGCTGATGGACTGGCAGAAGGAGGTGCTCGACGCCGAGACCTTCGTCGACACCGTCAAGGTCGACATCTTCCAGGACGAGGTCTTCGTCTTCACCCCCAAGGGCGACGTGCGCTCGCTGCCCGCGGGCAGCACCCCGGTCGACTTCGCGTACCGGGTGCACACCGAGGTCGGTCACCGCTGCATCGGCGCCAAGACCAACGGGCGCATGGTGCCGCTCGACCACGTGCTCGAGAACGGCGACATCGTCGAGGTGCTCACCACCAAGGGCCCGCACGGCCCGTCGCGCGACTGGCTCACCTTCGTCAAGACCAGCAGCGCCCGCGAGAAGATCCGCGGCTGGTTCAAGAAGGAGCGGCGCGAGGAGAACATCCAGAAGGGCCGCGAGCAGCTCGACAAGGAGTTCCGGCGGATGCGCCAGCTGGCGCTGGGGACGGTCAAGGACGACCGCCTGCTCGAGCTCGCCCACGAGTTCAAGTTCGGCACCGTCGACGACTTCGTCGCCGCGGTCGGCTACGGCGACATCAGCGCTCGCTCGGCGGTGCTGCGCTACACCGCGATGGAGGAGGGCGGCCCCGCCGAGCAGCGCGACGACCGCGTGCTCACCATCCCGCTCACCAGCACGCCGCGGCCCACCGGCGAGGTGCGGGTGCTCGGCGTCGGCGACGTGCTGACCACCCTGTCGCAGTGCTGCAAGCCGGTCGCGGGCGAGCCGATCAAGGGCTACATCACCCGCGGCAAGGGCGTCTCGGTGCACCGCACCAGCTGCGTGAACATCGTCAACGCCGCCGACGCCGCCCGGCTCGTCGACGTGGAGTGGGAGCGCGGCGCCCGCCAGCTCTACCCGGTCGGCATCAAGATCGAGGCCTGGGACCGCACCGGGCTGCTCCGCGACATCGCCGCGGTGATCGCGGAGTCGAAGATCAACCTGAGCGGCGCCGACGTGCAGGTCTTCGACGACCGCACCGCGGTGATCTCCACGATCGTGGAGATCCAGAGCCTGACCCAGCTCAGCCGGCTGCTGGAGCGGCTCGAGGCGATCCGCGACGTGCACACCGTCGCCCGCGAGGCGAGCTAG